A genome region from Arachidicoccus soli includes the following:
- a CDS encoding SGNH/GDSL hydrolase family protein, which produces MNKKLIVWMVFVLMVSCSQIFAREKHNDLKFFPASNKAIHFVGRIDLSNKAMPRLWSPGVYFYTTFKGPNCFLILHNDVQNGNLMDNYIEVVVDGKASRIKLSAESDTIQVAKNLPEGNHKLLVCKNTESGFGFIEVVGIECRQLINEKDKTSRLIEYFGDSITCGALSDPSGTPCGEGQWGDQHNAYMSYGPTTARTLNAKWIISAVSGIGLIHSCCGMKITLPEVYDKLILQGDSIPWDFKKMQPDVATICLGQNDGIQDSTKFCSAYVDFIKNIRYKYPHTTIVLLTSPMADAKLNKVLQHYIASVQKDINNGGDKNVYHYFFKKRYYHGCDTHPDVQEHQEIAAELAPFVKEIKGW; this is translated from the coding sequence ATGAATAAGAAATTAATTGTATGGATGGTTTTTGTATTAATGGTTTCCTGTAGCCAGATTTTTGCAAGGGAGAAGCATAATGATTTAAAGTTTTTCCCAGCCTCAAATAAAGCCATTCATTTTGTGGGAAGAATAGATTTGTCCAACAAAGCTATGCCACGCTTGTGGTCTCCCGGGGTTTATTTTTACACAACTTTTAAAGGACCCAATTGCTTCCTTATTTTACACAATGATGTTCAAAATGGAAATTTAATGGATAATTACATAGAAGTAGTGGTTGATGGAAAGGCAAGTCGAATAAAACTTTCCGCAGAATCTGACACAATACAGGTAGCGAAAAATCTGCCCGAAGGGAATCATAAACTCCTCGTATGTAAAAATACAGAATCGGGTTTTGGTTTTATTGAAGTGGTTGGGATAGAATGTAGACAATTAATCAATGAAAAAGATAAAACAAGTCGTTTGATAGAATATTTTGGCGATTCTATCACTTGTGGAGCTTTGAGCGATCCTTCGGGAACTCCTTGCGGCGAAGGACAATGGGGTGATCAGCACAATGCCTATATGAGTTATGGCCCAACTACGGCTCGCACTTTAAATGCAAAATGGATAATATCTGCAGTCTCAGGGATCGGGTTGATTCATAGTTGTTGCGGCATGAAAATAACATTACCGGAGGTATATGATAAACTAATATTGCAAGGTGATTCTATTCCCTGGGATTTCAAAAAAATGCAACCCGATGTGGCAACTATTTGTTTAGGACAGAATGATGGCATTCAAGATTCTACTAAGTTCTGTAGCGCCTATGTAGATTTTATAAAAAACATTCGCTACAAATATCCTCATACGACAATTGTGCTGCTAACAAGCCCTATGGCTGATGCAAAGCTAAATAAAGTATTACAACATTATATAGCATCTGTACAAAAAGACATAAATAATGGGGGGGATAAAAATGTATATCATTATTTCTTTAAGAAAAGATATTATCATGGATGCGATACACATCCCGATGTACAAGAACATCAAGAAATAGCTGCTGAGTTAGCACCTTTTGTTAAGGAAATAAAAGGTTGGTAA
- a CDS encoding glycoside hydrolase family 27 protein, producing MKRIVFISFLFINFNLQAQKFANLAPTPPMGWNSWNTFTININEQLVKETADKMVSSGMRDAGYKYLVLDDGWMSKQRDAEGFLVPDPKKFPHGMKALVNYVHSKGLKFGLYNCAGTQTCAGYPGTRGYEYQDALRYAQWGIDYLKFDWCNSTGINAEEAYTTMSNALKLAGRPIVFSLCEWGDNKPWLWAKNVGELWRTTGDIFGCWDCAENKGTWYAWGAMQIMDKQESLYPYGGPNHWNDPDMLEVGNGMSEAEDRSHFSMWCMMAAPLIAGNDIRKMSIQTLDILTNKDVIAIDQDALGMQGYRYKKMADSLEVWVKPLINNSWAIAFLNRSHKELSIHYNWENEIVNDTVHHRILDATIHNYAISNVWSNKAIGSTEEIMISKVAPHDVLLLRLKY from the coding sequence ATGAAAAGAATCGTATTTATAAGTTTTTTGTTTATAAACTTTAATTTGCAAGCCCAAAAGTTTGCAAACCTTGCGCCCACGCCACCGATGGGTTGGAATAGCTGGAATACTTTTACCATCAATATTAATGAGCAACTGGTAAAAGAAACGGCAGACAAGATGGTATCTTCCGGAATGCGTGATGCTGGTTATAAATATTTAGTTTTAGATGATGGTTGGATGTCAAAACAAAGAGATGCGGAAGGTTTTTTAGTCCCTGACCCAAAGAAATTTCCGCATGGAATGAAGGCTTTAGTAAATTATGTACATTCCAAAGGGTTGAAATTTGGATTATACAATTGTGCCGGAACTCAGACCTGCGCTGGTTATCCTGGTACACGAGGGTATGAATATCAAGATGCATTAAGATATGCCCAATGGGGAATAGATTATCTGAAGTTTGATTGGTGTAACTCTACCGGTATTAATGCAGAAGAGGCTTATACGACAATGAGTAATGCCTTAAAATTGGCAGGCAGACCGATAGTGTTTAGTTTATGTGAATGGGGTGATAATAAGCCTTGGCTTTGGGCGAAAAATGTAGGAGAGTTGTGGCGCACTACCGGCGATATTTTTGGCTGTTGGGATTGTGCCGAAAACAAAGGAACCTGGTATGCTTGGGGTGCCATGCAAATAATGGATAAACAAGAAAGTTTATATCCTTATGGAGGACCTAATCATTGGAACGACCCCGATATGTTGGAAGTAGGCAATGGCATGAGCGAGGCAGAAGATCGCTCACATTTTTCTATGTGGTGTATGATGGCGGCGCCACTGATTGCAGGTAATGACATTCGAAAAATGTCTATACAAACCTTAGATATTCTTACGAATAAGGATGTTATTGCCATAGATCAGGATGCTTTAGGTATGCAAGGTTATCGATATAAAAAAATGGCTGATAGTTTGGAAGTTTGGGTGAAACCTTTAATAAATAATAGCTGGGCCATAGCATTTTTAAATAGAAGTCATAAAGAGCTATCCATACATTATAATTGGGAAAATGAAATCGTAAATGATACAGTACATCATAGGATTTTAGATGCGACTATACATAACTACGCTATCAGCAATGTTTGGAGCAACAAGGCAATAGGAAGCACAGAAGAAATAATGATTTCTAAAGTTGCGCCACATGATGTTTTATTATTAAGATTGAAATATTAA
- a CDS encoding glycoside hydrolase family 3 N-terminal domain-containing protein yields MKNRTIFILLMTMLISVVGNAQNKDVEAYRFVDHLLKKMSLKEKVGQMTQISIEAFLKTDEKGNVINPHELDLNKLAVAIKEYKVGSILNVGGTAQTRENWQHLITQIQEMALSQHLKIPMLYGIDAIHGNGYTLGSILFPQEIALAASFNPLLAKEASQVSAYETRASFIPWVFSPVLGIGRQPLWPRVWETFGEDPLVVSEMGTAMIDGFQGNDMANKYNVAACMKHYMGYSMPLSGHDRTPAWIPERELREYFLPPFKAAVDAGALTVMINSAELNGVPVHADKHVVTDILKGELGFKGFAVSDWQDIQYLYLRHHVAVDDKDAVRIAINAGIDMSMVPLDYTFSQDLLTLVKEGKVSMNRINDAVRRILYVKYKLGLFQQPLGNAGDYPLFGGKQHQELNYSIASECITLLKNNAHILPLKRGVKILVTGPCANTMRSLDGGWSRLWQGTNSDETEKDKHTILEAMQQTFGHENITYAPGVTFDKEEDISDAVAKAKDADVIVLCVGESSYTENPGNINDLTISAPQIALAKALSKTGKPIVMVLTEGRPRVVSAIEPFTSAVLDAFYLGNQGGDIIANTLIGKINPSGKMPYTYPRYTNSLMNYYRKYTEDTTFDTAAGYHPQWEFGYGLSYTTFKYSNLQLNSDKLASNKPIKVSVDVSNTGDREGKESVLMYVSDLVASITPEVKRLRGFEKIDLKPGETQTIHFIITKDKLSFINNDLKRVTEPGKFIVRIADLKAEFSY; encoded by the coding sequence ATGAAGAATCGTACTATTTTTATTTTACTGATGACTATGCTAATTTCGGTTGTTGGGAATGCGCAAAATAAGGATGTTGAAGCATATCGTTTTGTAGACCACCTATTAAAGAAAATGTCCTTGAAAGAGAAAGTAGGGCAGATGACACAAATAAGCATTGAGGCTTTTTTGAAAACTGATGAAAAAGGAAATGTTATAAACCCGCACGAATTAGATTTAAACAAACTGGCTGTTGCTATCAAAGAGTATAAGGTGGGGTCTATTTTAAATGTTGGTGGCACAGCACAAACTAGAGAAAACTGGCAACATTTGATTACACAAATACAGGAAATGGCATTGTCGCAACATCTCAAAATACCAATGTTGTATGGTATCGATGCGATTCACGGTAATGGCTATACATTAGGTAGTATTTTGTTTCCACAAGAGATTGCTTTAGCTGCATCTTTCAACCCTCTTTTGGCAAAAGAAGCTTCTCAAGTAAGTGCTTATGAAACGCGCGCTTCTTTTATTCCTTGGGTTTTTAGCCCGGTGTTGGGGATTGGCCGCCAGCCTTTGTGGCCACGCGTTTGGGAAACATTTGGAGAAGATCCTTTAGTTGTTTCAGAAATGGGCACTGCAATGATAGATGGTTTTCAGGGGAACGATATGGCTAATAAATATAATGTTGCCGCTTGTATGAAGCATTATATGGGGTATAGTATGCCACTAAGCGGGCATGATCGTACACCTGCATGGATTCCTGAGAGAGAATTGCGCGAATATTTTCTACCTCCATTTAAAGCAGCTGTGGATGCAGGTGCTTTGACTGTAATGATAAACAGTGCAGAGCTGAATGGCGTTCCCGTGCACGCTGATAAGCATGTAGTAACCGATATTTTAAAAGGAGAATTAGGCTTCAAAGGCTTCGCAGTAAGTGATTGGCAAGATATTCAGTATTTGTATTTAAGGCATCATGTGGCAGTTGACGATAAGGATGCCGTAAGGATTGCTATCAATGCAGGGATAGATATGAGTATGGTTCCGTTGGATTATACTTTCTCTCAAGATCTTTTAACTTTAGTTAAAGAAGGAAAAGTCTCCATGAATAGAATCAATGATGCTGTAAGAAGAATTTTATATGTAAAATATAAATTGGGATTGTTTCAGCAGCCTTTGGGCAATGCCGGTGATTACCCGCTCTTTGGCGGCAAACAACATCAAGAATTGAATTATTCTATTGCTTCAGAGTGCATCACATTACTAAAAAATAATGCACATATTTTACCCTTAAAGAGAGGCGTAAAAATATTAGTTACCGGACCTTGTGCAAATACAATGCGCTCTTTAGATGGCGGTTGGTCAAGGCTTTGGCAGGGAACAAATTCGGATGAAACAGAAAAAGATAAGCATACGATTTTAGAGGCGATGCAGCAGACTTTTGGCCATGAAAATATAACTTATGCGCCAGGTGTAACTTTTGACAAAGAAGAAGATATATCGGATGCTGTCGCAAAAGCAAAAGATGCAGATGTTATAGTATTATGTGTTGGGGAATCTAGCTATACTGAAAATCCAGGTAATATAAATGATCTTACAATTTCTGCTCCACAAATCGCCCTGGCAAAAGCTTTATCTAAGACAGGAAAGCCAATTGTGATGGTACTTACTGAAGGAAGACCAAGAGTAGTTTCAGCGATTGAACCTTTTACTTCAGCAGTTTTAGATGCTTTTTATTTAGGTAATCAAGGAGGGGATATTATTGCAAATACTTTAATAGGGAAAATTAATCCAAGTGGAAAAATGCCCTATACCTATCCGCGTTATACCAATAGCCTGATGAATTATTATCGTAAATACACCGAAGACACAACTTTTGATACGGCGGCGGGTTATCACCCACAGTGGGAGTTTGGCTATGGATTGAGTTATACAACTTTTAAGTACAGTAACCTACAGCTAAATTCAGATAAATTGGCTTCAAATAAGCCTATTAAAGTTTCTGTAGATGTTTCTAATACTGGCGACAGGGAGGGTAAAGAATCTGTATTAATGTATGTAAGTGATTTAGTGGCTTCTATAACACCTGAAGTGAAACGTTTACGCGGGTTTGAAAAAATTGATTTAAAGCCTGGAGAAACCCAAACAATCCATTTTATTATAACAAAAGATAAATTGTCATTTATTAATAATGATTTAAAAAGAGTTACGGAGCCCGGTAAATTTATTGTGCGTATTGCCGATTTAAAAGCGGAGTTTAGTTATTGA
- a CDS encoding DUF1345 domain-containing protein, which translates to MPENKKSFVNKLSALQKLVISIFSGVLAYFLFPMKPLLHLVFSWDIVCICLLVLTWITFFTTPIQQIRLQAQKQDDSRIIIFILILIATSFSMFSVVEMIVGSSTENRYETFYLSIGIGCMVLSWVLVHTIFAIRYAHLFYAKDLIHNASHIGGLDFPGDTKPDFIDFAYFSFTLGMTFQVSDVEITGKHIRRLSLLHGLFSFAFNAIIIALSVNIISGLISK; encoded by the coding sequence ATGCCTGAAAACAAAAAATCTTTTGTTAACAAGTTATCGGCATTACAGAAACTGGTAATTAGCATTTTTTCGGGCGTATTAGCCTATTTTTTGTTTCCAATGAAGCCCTTGTTACATTTGGTTTTCAGTTGGGATATTGTTTGTATTTGTTTGTTGGTGCTCACATGGATTACTTTTTTTACAACTCCAATTCAACAAATAAGATTACAAGCACAAAAACAAGATGACAGTAGAATTATTATATTTATCCTTATTCTTATCGCGACGAGCTTTAGTATGTTTTCTGTAGTAGAGATGATTGTTGGTAGTTCAACTGAAAACCGTTACGAAACTTTTTATTTATCCATCGGTATTGGTTGTATGGTATTGTCTTGGGTATTGGTTCATACTATTTTTGCGATTCGATATGCTCATTTATTTTATGCAAAAGATCTAATACATAATGCGTCGCATATAGGAGGACTTGATTTTCCCGGTGATACCAAACCGGACTTTATAGACTTTGCTTATTTTTCATTTACACTTGGAATGACCTTTCAGGTATCAGATGTGGAAATTACAGGTAAACATATCAGGCGTTTATCTTTATTACACGGTTTGTTTTCTTTTGCTTTCAATGCAATTATTATTGCACTTTCTGTGAATATTATCTCGGGGCTTATTTCAAAATAA
- a CDS encoding BamA/TamA family outer membrane protein, with protein sequence MQSIHHKIDTTDIKAQYSARIENYYQPFEGKIIRNIEFREFGFERSFSDTASRIKYFGTNILNHLHTNSKSWVIRNNLFIKKGDSLRAYVIADNERYLRSLNYIRDARILIKTISPTSDSVDLLVVTKDLFSLTGSISNLNIDKQELSAGDENFLGLGQSISASMLQDRSRNPHYGMEAGYEKYNIGNSFTNVGVKYSDIGSNIYNYYRNEHGVFINIDRPLYSQYASFYGFLHLGNVWSVHSFPPFKGLDSNFYQYHYRMIDASIGYNIGAKKHLSEYAVPLRKVISLRYYNYNFLESPYQFQNRYVELLNNRTAYLAQFTLFKQKFFKTRYILGFGATEDIPYGYNFSFTGGWYKLKDLSRPYIGIDANRYAYSEKGDIVQFFLRTGTFFKEGLQDGTILFGSSFYSRLMVWNKLKIRQFMRLSYTTQFNSNVGEPLRINNAFGLQDFIQDSIQGHQRTTLRSETVFYTPGKIFGFSFAPFLTGDFSYLPPTPQSIDKSSFFYGIGGGLRTRNENLVFGTIELKAIYFPKRIPGQHQFKVGITTNLRFRYNSNYVSAPELIQSNSDSRNDIF encoded by the coding sequence ATGCAAAGCATACACCATAAAATAGACACCACGGATATTAAAGCGCAATATTCAGCACGCATTGAAAACTATTATCAGCCTTTTGAGGGGAAAATTATTCGTAATATAGAGTTTAGAGAGTTCGGTTTTGAAAGAAGTTTTTCGGATACGGCAAGTCGCATTAAATATTTTGGCACGAATATTCTGAATCATCTGCATACCAATTCCAAAAGTTGGGTTATACGCAATAACCTTTTTATAAAAAAGGGGGATTCCCTACGGGCATATGTTATAGCTGATAACGAAAGATATTTGCGATCACTTAATTATATACGCGATGCACGTATCCTGATAAAAACCATCAGCCCTACTTCTGACTCCGTAGATTTGTTAGTAGTGACCAAAGATCTATTCAGCCTCACTGGAAGCATTAGTAATTTAAATATAGATAAGCAAGAATTGTCTGCCGGGGATGAAAATTTCTTAGGGCTTGGTCAATCCATTTCGGCTAGCATGTTACAAGACAGAAGTAGAAATCCACATTATGGAATGGAGGCAGGATATGAAAAATACAATATTGGCAACTCTTTTACAAATGTGGGAGTAAAGTATTCAGATATCGGCAGTAATATTTATAATTATTATAGAAACGAACACGGAGTTTTTATTAATATTGACAGACCACTGTATTCCCAATATGCGAGCTTTTATGGCTTTTTGCATTTGGGCAATGTCTGGTCGGTACATAGTTTCCCACCCTTTAAAGGATTAGACAGCAACTTCTATCAATATCATTATAGAATGATAGATGCATCTATTGGTTATAATATTGGTGCAAAGAAACACTTAAGCGAATATGCGGTACCACTTAGAAAAGTAATCAGTTTGCGCTATTACAATTATAATTTTTTGGAATCACCTTATCAGTTTCAAAACAGGTACGTTGAACTGCTGAATAATAGAACGGCTTATTTAGCGCAGTTTACTTTATTTAAACAAAAATTCTTTAAAACGCGTTATATATTAGGCTTTGGCGCTACAGAAGATATTCCCTATGGCTACAATTTTTCATTCACCGGAGGCTGGTATAAATTGAAGGACTTGTCGAGGCCTTATATTGGCATTGATGCAAACAGATATGCTTATTCAGAAAAAGGAGATATTGTACAATTTTTCTTGAGAACGGGAACCTTCTTTAAAGAAGGCTTACAAGACGGGACTATATTATTCGGCTCATCATTCTACAGTCGTTTAATGGTTTGGAATAAATTAAAAATCAGACAATTTATGCGGCTGAGTTATACTACGCAATTTAATAGTAATGTAGGAGAACCATTAAGAATTAATAATGCGTTTGGTTTACAGGATTTCATTCAGGATTCTATTCAGGGGCATCAGCGTACTACATTGCGCAGTGAAACTGTATTTTATACACCTGGAAAAATATTTGGCTTCTCATTTGCACCCTTTCTCACCGGTGATTTCTCTTACTTACCTCCTACCCCCCAAAGTATTGATAAATCTTCCTTCTTCTACGGTATTGGCGGTGGGCTACGTACAAGAAATGAAAACTTAGTTTTTGGTACCATTGAATTAAAAGCTATTTATTTCCCGAAAAGAATACCAGGACAACACCAATTTAAGGTAGGTATAACCACCAATTTGCGTTTCAGGTATAATTCAAATTATGTAAGCGCTCCAGAATTAATTCAAAGTAACAGCGATAGCAGAAATGATATTTTCTGA